AAGGCCCTGGCGACTTAGGCCAGCGCATGGCGCGCGCCTTTCGCGAGCTGCGGGGACCGGTGGTCGTGGTCGGGAGCGACATACCGGGCCTGCACGCGCGCCATGTTGAAGCAGCTTTCCGGGAGCTCGGGCGCGTCGGCGCCGTGTTCGGCCCGGCAGTGGATGGCGGGTTCTATCTGGTGGGCTTCGGCAAGGCGCCGCGATACAATCTATTTTGTGGCATTGCCTGGTCGCAACCGGACACCTTGGCGGCGACCCTCGCCGCTCTTGCGCCTCAGCGAGCTGCGTTGCTAGAGACCTTGGAAGACATCGACGACGTGGTCGCCTATCGCCGCGCTATTGCAAGCCTTCCATAAGCCGCGGCATCAACTCGACGAAATTACATGGCGTTTGGCGGCTGTCTAGCTGGTGGACGAGTATGTCGTCCCAGGCGTCCTTGCAGGCTCCAGGCGAACCCGGCACCGCGAACAGATAGGTGCCACCGGCTACCCCCGCGGTGGCCCGCGACTGAATGGTTGAGGTCTTGATCTTCTCATAGGAGAGCATGCGGAACATCTCGCCAAAACCTGGCACCGATTTCTCGTAGATTGATTCGAAGGCCTCGGGCGTAACATCCCGCCCCGTCACGCCGGTGCCACCAG
The nucleotide sequence above comes from Alphaproteobacteria bacterium. Encoded proteins:
- the moaB gene encoding molybdenum cofactor biosynthesis protein B, producing the protein MSKIDSPRPFLAVNIAILTVSDSRTLDDDRSGQTLVDRLQAAGHVLADRAIVTDDVEAIAAKLEVWIDDAQVDVVIATGGTGVTGRDVTPEAFESIYEKSVPGFGEMFRMLSYEKIKTSTIQSRATAGVAGGTYLFAVPGSPGACKDAWDDILVHQLDSRQTPCNFVELMPRLMEGLQ
- a CDS encoding TIGR04282 family arsenosugar biosynthesis glycosyltransferase encodes the protein MRHLVIFVKAPRLGAVKTRLGRSIGQVAATRFYRRISQRTIKGLVGRNWQTWLAVSPDADLHGAFWPRGIRRRRQGPGDLGQRMARAFRELRGPVVVVGSDIPGLHARHVEAAFRELGRVGAVFGPAVDGGFYLVGFGKAPRYNLFCGIAWSQPDTLAATLAALAPQRAALLETLEDIDDVVAYRRAIASLP